The Clostridia bacterium genome window below encodes:
- the atpA gene encoding F0F1 ATP synthase subunit alpha: protein MQLKPEEISKIIKDQIKNYENKINQSETGYVIQIGDGISKVHGLTDCMSNELLEFSNGEYGMALNLEENFVSVVMLGSDEGIKEGDIVKRTGEVVSVPVGECLIGRVVNALGKAIDGKGEIQTDKVRPIESNAPGIIERKSVSVPLQTGIKAIDSMIPIGRGQRELIIGDRQTGKTVIATDTIINQKGKDVICIYVAIGQKRSTVAQIVDTLEKNGAMDYTIVVSATASELAPLQYIAPYSGCAMGEYFMEKGKDVLVVYDDLSKHAVAYRALSLLIRRPPGREAYPGDVFYLHSRLLERAARLAPEYGGGSLTALPIIETQAGDVSSYIPTNVISITDGQIFLETELFHSGIRPAVNPGISVSRVGGNAQIKAMKKVSGSLKLSYSQYRELQGFAQFGSDLDDDTKKRLAQGERIVEVLKQDRNSPIDVELQVVIIYAVVNGFLEDIEVKDILEFQNSLFEYMKNHNEDILNEIRVSKDLTEDTMNKLSVKIEEFKKIFKG from the coding sequence ATGCAGTTAAAACCTGAAGAAATCAGCAAAATCATAAAAGACCAGATAAAAAATTATGAAAATAAAATAAATCAGAGTGAAACAGGCTATGTTATCCAGATAGGCGACGGAATTTCAAAAGTTCACGGTTTAACCGACTGTATGTCTAACGAACTTTTAGAATTTTCAAACGGAGAATACGGAATGGCTCTTAACCTTGAAGAGAACTTTGTGAGCGTGGTTATGCTTGGCTCAGACGAAGGGATTAAAGAGGGAGACATAGTAAAAAGAACAGGCGAAGTTGTGTCTGTTCCTGTCGGCGAATGTTTAATCGGAAGAGTAGTAAATGCCTTAGGTAAAGCGATTGACGGAAAAGGCGAGATACAAACTGATAAAGTAAGGCCGATAGAATCTAATGCTCCGGGCATTATCGAAAGAAAATCAGTAAGCGTACCTTTGCAGACAGGTATCAAAGCCATTGACTCTATGATACCGATAGGCAGAGGTCAGAGAGAACTTATAATAGGGGACAGACAAACAGGTAAAACTGTTATTGCAACCGATACTATTATAAACCAGAAAGGCAAAGACGTTATCTGTATTTATGTTGCAATAGGTCAGAAGCGTTCAACTGTTGCCCAGATTGTTGATACACTTGAAAAAAACGGTGCTATGGACTATACAATAGTAGTTTCTGCTACTGCGTCTGAACTTGCACCTTTACAATATATTGCCCCATATTCAGGCTGTGCTATGGGCGAATATTTTATGGAAAAAGGAAAGGATGTCCTTGTTGTTTATGATGATTTATCAAAACACGCAGTTGCATACAGAGCGCTTTCCTTACTTATAAGGCGTCCGCCTGGAAGAGAAGCATACCCTGGCGATGTGTTCTATCTTCATTCAAGACTTTTAGAACGTGCCGCAAGACTTGCGCCGGAATACGGAGGAGGCTCACTTACAGCGCTTCCTATTATTGAAACTCAGGCAGGGGATGTATCAAGTTATATTCCAACCAATGTTATCTCTATAACAGACGGGCAGATATTTTTAGAAACAGAACTTTTCCACAGTGGTATAAGACCTGCTGTTAACCCTGGTATATCTGTATCCCGTGTTGGTGGTAACGCCCAGATAAAAGCGATGAAAAAAGTTTCAGGGTCCTTAAAATTAAGTTATTCTCAGTACAGAGAACTTCAGGGCTTTGCGCAGTTTGGCTCAGACCTTGATGATGACACTAAGAAACGACTTGCACAGGGCGAAAGAATTGTTGAAGTATTAAAGCAGGACAGAAATTCTCCGATAGATGTTGAATTGCAGGTTGTTATAATTTATGCAGTTGTTAACGGATTTTTAGAAGATATAGAAGTTAAAGATATTTTAGAATTTCAAAACTCTTTATTTGAATATATGAAAAATCACAATGAAGATATCTTAAACGAAATAAGAGTATCAAAAGACTTAACCGAAGATACAATGAATAAA